In Trichoplusia ni isolate ovarian cell line Hi5 chromosome 2, tn1, whole genome shotgun sequence, the DNA window caaaatcgaGTCTTAACTCACTAACATTAATTATCAGTATCAAAGTCCAGCTTAAACTCGACTTTCCAATAAACAAGTTACGTGCGTTCTACAAAAGATAAAGTTTGATAATATTGATCATTCGTTCAATTGTTGTTGTTCGATCCAACACAAACTACAACATACCTTCACGCTGTCTGAAAACTTTCTTTTGGCGATACACAAGCAATTACTGACCCGTAGAATTTCTTACTAGAGTCAAACTATTCACAATGAACAatctgtatattattatgaggTAAGAACAGAAAACAGACAGTCACAGAACAACAAGTTTTGTATGGGGCTACGTCACACAATCACTTTGACAGTGTCAAACTGTCAATCAGCTGTTTGACACATTAATTTAAGAATTGCCAGTagtgtttttagtttttctatcaTGAAATAGAATACATCTTTGCTATTTTTCAAATtctgtaaatgtaataatttaaaaacttacaaatcCAAAGCCACTTTATTTCATCTTACTGAACGTCATGGTTGGCGTGATGCCAAAATTTTCATTCGTTTACCGCCATTGTACGCTAACACTCTATGTTTtgagaatcactgctgtaattccatggtgaacaacaaagaatattctaatctaatcttaTCTTATCCCTAGCATGTTTATTCTTACCATCGATCGAATAAGCACTTTAAAAATTTCTAACTGATTGTAACTGGTAACCCTGATCACTTGTCCAACCGTCAGTTTCTTTGAAAGTTATAAGTCCGTGTTCATTGCGtgtttattttctgaataaacaaacaataaactacAGAATATATCAAATCAAACGATGTCTCGTTTTCGTACAGATTCTTCGTGGCAGCGGAATAACAATTCAACCTCAAAAAATATCGTTACGGGCGATCCATTGGCCAGTAAGTTATTGCAAACAGTGttgtttactatttttgttttcgtagtaattttactaaatatttaataattctcCAGCAATATACAATGAAGGCTTGTGGCGACTAAGCAAAGTGTCTCCTCTATACGACTTACAGTACGGAACGGTAAAACTGAAGCAGTATGCTTCGAAAATTCGACAAGCTGTTGTAAGCGCAGTGACGGCTAATTCATCTACAAAGTATGTTGTACAGATCGAAGAACACGCTAACTTGAAATATTCTGAGGATGACGCTAGTGCCTTGATCGTGAGTATttctgttaataatatttttgttagaatttcactttttagttaaCGAAGGAAGCTTGATAAACTGTTTTCGGCATAAACTGCATATACAAGAGATATTTCTTTAGAAACCCGAAGCAATGCGACATGCATTGCTTCGGTTTTTTGTCCAGTAATGAGAGATGCCAGTCTACAAGCAACTGTTACCGTGAATAGGATATTATGATCATAAGGTAACCATTGAGGTTCATTCATATACTAACCATAGTTAGTATAGGAAAGAGTGGTGCCATGTTCGAGGTACTCCACTCCTAAGATGACTCACTGACTTGTTCTCCTTTTAATTGTAAAGATATCCATCTTAACTTTACTTCTACTAAATTGTTAAATCTGTTTTAGATTAATGTATTATCAACAAGTCAAGAAAACAGTAGTAAGAGTAAAGTATCATACTCTGCAATTCTTTTATCATGGGGTGTAAGCATAAGCCTCGATAATGCAACACATCTGCCATACATGCTGGAGAGAGGTGAACAGAGACTCGGCACTGCCGTGAAGGCTACACTACAGACCATGTTTGACTGCCAGatcaaacagttttgttttacacAGGTAttgttcaaagtttattttttaaaatattagggATATACTTCTGAAAATTCAATCAATGCTCAAATTCAGGAAAAGATTTGTGCCCAGCAGTAGGGCTAAATAGTAAGTGACTCAAAAAAggcatttttttcattttgattaagCCAGCATTTCGTTAAGTAATAGAGTTTTATCAATTACACTAcacaaaattgtaataaaactgtttcttttttacttgaTAACTCttaattgacattattttttgtttccagcAACACCTCCtatattttggttttagttttgtGGAGAATGACTCGTCTCGGAACACAGATCCCTTTACACTCATGTACAGGACACCACAAGTTGACCACAaggataaattaaatttatcctTTGAAGTTGGAGACATCCAAATTATATGGAATAGGTATGATACAAatcatattgtttattgtttttaatagcaATCACtagactaaatatttttttagaccCAAATGTAGGAATTGAAAGACTTATTTGACCAATGAAATTGACAACAGCTTGAATGAAGGACAATACATAAGAAAGGGAGTTTCTTGTTGACCGTTTGTTGGTCTCATATATCAACAAGTGTTCTTTCTATTTCAGAATAAATGACGAAGATGGCAAGAAATCAGATTTAGTAACACTAGCATATCAGATACTGCAAAACCAAATTTTCTACATGATCAAATTGGACATCACAGTTTTTGATCTGTGTGAAGTGACATTGCCCAGAGCAGAGGTAAAAAGTAATGGAGTTGTCAAAATGAAAACACCAGAGATAGTCAACTCTGTGTTCACTGTCCTAAATGAAATAAGTAACATTTACACCAGTAACAATACAAGCAGTGCTTCAGATACATAACAGTATTTAACATAGTTGAAGTatgatttcatttgttttaaaatgttgaacATGTAAATAAaggagttaaataaaaaacaacaatattgtttttcaaCATTTACTCTCATGAATTACACCTTACAAATGTGTCTGCATATTGTAaccttacaaaatattatatcattacaATGTgctaaacttaaaaataacctattttgtAATCATGTCTTTCAGTACCTTGCAAGCAGtccttttttaagtttacaattTCATCATTTCCGAACCATTCCAAAATTGGTATCTTGTGCATAACTATTTATATTAGGCCACCACCTAAAAGCATACTTGGTATTTTGATCTAACAGCTGACAAATTGGTCTCAATTCTTCGATGCAAGGTAAAGAAGGTACCAGAAATCATTTATAATTAgatgaaatctaaaaatatacaacatgtTCACCTTGATTCACTTAACAGGATCAAATTTTCCCAATTTGTACAGATGAATCTCCATAAACTAAAATgttgacataaataataaaaatattttctaatataccaatatattatgtaaacctaaatatataatgtatgtaccAGTTAAACATTGTAGCTCAggctacaaaatataatacaagtGAATGTTTTGTCGCATACTGTGGCAAACATTCAGTCGCTACCGATCGACGAGGCGTTGGTTTACTGCTGTTTCTATACCAAGATCTGTGGCGCATACAC includes these proteins:
- the LOC113504327 gene encoding uncharacterized protein LOC113504327, which translates into the protein MSRFRTDSSWQRNNNSTSKNIVTGDPLATIYNEGLWRLSKVSPLYDLQYGTVKLKQYASKIRQAVVSAVTANSSTKYVVQIEEHANLKYSEDDASALIINVLSTSQENSSKSKVSYSAILLSWGVSISLDNATHLPYMLERGEQRLGTAVKATLQTMFDCQIKQFCFTQQHLLYFGFSFVENDSSRNTDPFTLMYRTPQVDHKDKLNLSFEVGDIQIIWNRINDEDGKKSDLVTLAYQILQNQIFYMIKLDITVFDLCEVTLPRAEVKSNGVVKMKTPEIVNSVFTVLNEISNIYTSNNTSSASDT